A DNA window from Engystomops pustulosus chromosome 6, aEngPut4.maternal, whole genome shotgun sequence contains the following coding sequences:
- the LASP1 gene encoding LIM and SH3 domain protein 1 translates to MNPSCARCGKIVYPTEKVNCLDKFWHKACFHCEICKMTLNMKNYKGYDKKPYCSAHYPKQSFTTVADTPENLRLKQQSELQSQIRYKEDFEKSKGKGFSVVADTPELQRIKKTQDQISNIKYHEDFEKSRMGNPSFDGGDMDRRGSDDVGSYRRPPSESMQHHQPPASSSAYQHQRPPQQLPQQQQQPKYGFHEQASPVPTQHSAPPAGGKRFRAVYDYSAADEDEVSFQDGDTIINVQQIDDGWMYGTVERTGETGMLPANYVESI, encoded by the exons ttCTGGCATAAAGCATGCTTCCACTGCGAGATCTGCAAGATGACCCTGAATATGAAGAACTACAAGGGATACGATAAGAAGCCATACTGTAGCGC GCATTACCCCAAGCAGTCCTTTACTACAGTGGCCGACACTCCAGAAAACCTCCGGTTGAAGCAGCAGAGTGAGCTGCAGAGCCAG ATCCGTTACAAGGAAGACTTTGAAAAGAGTAAGGGCAAGGGGTTCAGTGTGGTGGCTGATACTCCTGAGCTGCAGAGAATCAAGAAGACTCAGGACCAGATCAGTAAT ATTAAATATCATGAAGATTTTGAGAAGAGTAGGATGGGAAATCCATCCTTTGATGGCGGAGATATGGATCGCAGAGGTTCTGATGATGTTGGCAGTTATCGCCGACCCCCCTCAGAGAGCATGCAGCACCATCAGCCTCCAGCCAGTAGCTCAG CTTATCAGCATCAAAGGCCACCACAACAACTgccgcagcagcagcaacagcccAAATACGGCTTCCATGAGCAAGCCTCCCCTGTCCCTACTCAGCACAGCGCCCCACCAGCAGGAGGG AAGCGCTTCAGAGCCGTGTATGATTACTCTGCAGCAGATGAAGACGAAGTTTCTTTCCAGGATGGTGACACTATTATCAATGTGCAGCAGATTGATGATGGATGGATGTATGGCACCGTGGAGCGCACAGGGGAGACGGGCATGCTTCCTGCCAATTACGTTGAATCTATTTGA